A single genomic interval of Aegicerativicinus sediminis harbors:
- a CDS encoding DUF4136 domain-containing protein: MKNLFYLLIVLVFSSCATVRVSHDYERGTDFSQFKTYNYYSDLQSGLSELDERRLVAQLDDYLPQIGLTKSETPDVMIDFHSQETAQINNSNVGVGVGGGGGNVGGGITIGMPIGRSEVQRQIIFQIIDDGGKGLVWEAITESGYNPNSTPDRKDSQFKTIVEKAFSMYPPQQ, encoded by the coding sequence ATGAAAAACCTATTTTACCTACTTATCGTTCTTGTTTTCTCGTCCTGTGCCACAGTACGCGTGTCACATGATTACGAAAGAGGAACTGATTTTTCACAGTTCAAAACGTACAATTATTATTCAGATTTACAATCGGGATTAAGCGAATTAGATGAACGTCGTCTGGTTGCCCAACTAGATGATTATTTACCCCAAATTGGTTTAACCAAATCTGAAACTCCCGATGTAATGATTGATTTTCATAGCCAGGAAACTGCTCAAATCAACAATAGTAATGTAGGTGTTGGTGTCGGCGGAGGAGGTGGAAATGTAGGAGGTGGTATTACCATAGGTATGCCAATTGGCCGGTCTGAGGTGCAAAGACAAATTATTTTTCAGATAATTGATGACGGTGGAAAAGGATTAGTTTGGGAAGCAATAACAGAAAGCGGATACAATCCTAATTCAACTCCAGACAGAAAGGATTCTCAATTTAAAACTATTGTGGAGAAGGCTTTTTCTATGTATCCGCCACAACAATAA
- the obgE gene encoding GTPase ObgE: protein MTEGNFVDYAKVYVASGNGGKGSAHLRREKFVAKGGPDGGDGGRGGHIIVRGNANLWTLFHLKFKKHFKAGHGEHGGKQTSTGADGENVYIDVPLGTVVRETTTNEILFEITEDQEEKIVVEGGKGGLGNAHFKSSTNQTPRYAQPGLPGEEMQITLELKVLADVGLVGFPNAGKSTLLSVITAAKPKIANYEFTTLKPNLGIVEYRDFKTFVVADIPGIIEGAAEGKGLGHYFLRHIERNSILLFLIPADAKDIAAQYEILLDELRRYNPELLDKDRLIAISKCDMLDDELKAELKTELDETLPVEYLFISSVAQMGLTELKDRLWQMLNK from the coding sequence ATGACAGAGGGGAATTTTGTTGATTATGCCAAAGTATACGTTGCTTCCGGTAATGGAGGTAAAGGATCCGCGCATTTAAGGCGTGAAAAATTTGTAGCGAAGGGAGGACCAGATGGAGGAGATGGCGGAAGGGGAGGCCACATAATTGTGCGCGGAAATGCAAATTTATGGACCCTTTTCCATCTTAAATTTAAGAAACATTTTAAAGCAGGGCATGGTGAACATGGAGGTAAACAGACTAGTACTGGGGCAGATGGAGAAAATGTTTATATCGACGTCCCTTTGGGAACCGTTGTTAGAGAAACAACAACTAATGAGATTTTGTTCGAGATTACTGAGGACCAAGAAGAGAAAATTGTTGTTGAAGGAGGTAAGGGCGGCCTAGGAAATGCTCATTTCAAGAGTTCTACAAACCAAACTCCGAGGTATGCTCAACCAGGACTTCCTGGAGAGGAAATGCAAATAACCTTGGAGCTGAAGGTTCTTGCCGATGTAGGGTTAGTTGGATTCCCGAATGCTGGTAAATCCACCTTACTTTCTGTAATCACAGCTGCAAAACCGAAGATCGCCAATTATGAATTTACTACTCTAAAACCCAATTTGGGAATTGTAGAGTATCGAGATTTTAAAACCTTTGTTGTTGCGGATATACCTGGAATTATTGAAGGTGCGGCTGAAGGAAAAGGTTTAGGGCACTATTTTCTTAGGCACATTGAACGCAATTCCATTCTTTTGTTCTTAATCCCAGCTGATGCTAAGGATATTGCAGCACAGTACGAAATTCTTTTGGATGAATTAAGACGTTACAATCCAGAGTTATTGGATAAAGACAGGCTTATCGCTATTTCTAAATGCGATATGTTGGATGATGAATTGAAAGCTGAACTTAAGACGGAACTGGACGAAACACTTCCTGTGGAATACCTATTTATTTCTTCTGTGGCTCAAATGGGACTTACTGAATTAAAAGATCGTTTGTGGCAGATGTTGAATAAATGA
- a CDS encoding adenylate kinase translates to MIIFENLNSKAVLKLHNLYFKPFISSREIDEAIQKMVEEISADMGDEVPVFVGILNGSFMFVSDFVKKYPKPCEVTFIKLASYEGLKSSEDIHRLIGLTQDLTDRKVIILEDIIDSGKTLAEVYRIFKNEKVKELKIATLFYKPEAYKKDFKLHYVGIKIPNKFIVGYGLDYNGLGRDIPEVYQLKTTQHMKNLVLFGPPGAGKGTQAEFLKEKYNLVHISTGDVFRYNIKNETALGMLAKSFMDKGELVPDKVTIDMLNAEVEKNSDAEGFIFDGFPRTEAQAQALDELMDSKDSEISAMIALEVDDEVLVKRLIERGKTSGRPDDSDEIIIRNRIKEYYDKTAILKNYYSGKDKYFGVNGVGEIQEITDRLCKVIDRL, encoded by the coding sequence ATGATTATCTTTGAAAACTTAAATAGTAAAGCTGTGTTAAAGCTCCACAACCTCTATTTTAAACCTTTTATTTCTAGTCGAGAAATTGATGAGGCCATACAGAAGATGGTCGAGGAAATTAGTGCAGATATGGGAGATGAAGTTCCCGTATTTGTGGGTATCCTAAACGGTTCATTTATGTTTGTTAGCGATTTCGTGAAAAAATATCCGAAACCGTGCGAGGTTACCTTTATTAAATTGGCTTCCTATGAAGGGTTAAAGTCTTCAGAAGATATTCACCGATTAATAGGTCTTACCCAAGATTTAACCGACAGGAAGGTAATTATTCTGGAAGACATTATAGATTCTGGTAAAACATTAGCTGAGGTCTATAGAATTTTTAAGAACGAAAAGGTTAAAGAACTAAAAATAGCCACACTTTTTTATAAACCAGAAGCCTACAAAAAGGATTTTAAATTACACTATGTAGGTATTAAAATCCCAAACAAATTTATTGTTGGTTATGGTCTTGATTATAATGGACTTGGCAGGGATATTCCTGAAGTTTATCAACTAAAAACTACACAACATATGAAGAACTTGGTACTGTTTGGCCCTCCTGGTGCAGGAAAGGGTACACAGGCAGAATTTTTAAAAGAAAAATACAATTTGGTACACATTTCAACTGGTGATGTATTTAGATACAACATTAAAAATGAAACAGCCTTAGGGATGCTTGCCAAATCTTTTATGGATAAAGGTGAATTGGTACCAGATAAGGTAACCATTGACATGCTGAATGCCGAAGTTGAAAAAAATTCTGATGCCGAAGGTTTCATTTTTGATGGATTCCCACGAACTGAAGCTCAAGCCCAAGCACTAGATGAATTAATGGATAGCAAGGATTCTGAAATTAGCGCCATGATTGCCCTTGAAGTTGATGATGAGGTTTTAGTTAAACGTCTGATAGAAAGAGGTAAAACTAGTGGAAGGCCTGATGATTCAGATGAAATAATTATAAGAAATCGCATAAAAGAATACTATGACAAGACCGCCATTTTAAAAAATTATTATTCTGGTAAAGACAAGTATTTTGGGGTTAACGGTGTAGGGGAAATCCAAGAAATTACAGACCGTCTCTGTAAAGTAATAGATCGACTATAA
- a CDS encoding 5-(carboxyamino)imidazole ribonucleotide synthase, translating to MTYFSSDFKLGILGGGQLGKMMLYVTRKFDIATCVLDPSAEAPARLACNEFYQGDLLDYETVYNFGKKVNVLTIEIENVNIDALETLEKEGIMVYPSSNTLKKIQSKAVQKLFYADNDIPTSSFTRFAYTSEINEALSNGSLEFPFVWKSAKFGYDGKGVKVVRNENDLNGLPSVECIAEKLIDFKNELAVIVARNMNGEIATYPVVEMEFHPEANQVEYVICPARIDDEVAEKARKVAHKVSEAFEHVGLLAVEMFQTHDDEILVNEVAPRPHNSGHLTIEANVTCQFEQHIRAILGLPLGETDNKIGGIMVNLVGEEGYSGDVIYDHIEDILSEAGVTPHIYGKKQTRPFRKMGHVTIVNNDISEARKVAETVKNTIKVISK from the coding sequence ATGACATATTTCTCTTCAGATTTTAAATTAGGAATTTTAGGAGGCGGGCAATTGGGAAAGATGATGTTGTATGTTACCCGAAAGTTTGATATAGCCACCTGTGTCCTAGATCCAAGTGCCGAAGCACCTGCAAGATTAGCTTGTAATGAATTTTACCAGGGTGATTTGTTGGATTACGAAACCGTTTACAATTTTGGAAAAAAGGTAAATGTTCTTACCATAGAAATTGAAAACGTGAATATCGATGCTTTAGAAACCTTAGAAAAAGAGGGTATCATGGTTTATCCAAGTTCGAACACCCTCAAAAAGATTCAAAGCAAGGCCGTACAAAAGTTGTTCTATGCCGATAACGATATCCCTACATCTAGTTTTACACGATTCGCATACACCTCAGAAATAAATGAAGCTCTTAGCAATGGAAGCCTCGAGTTCCCTTTTGTATGGAAAAGTGCCAAATTCGGTTATGACGGTAAAGGCGTTAAGGTAGTTAGGAATGAAAACGACTTAAATGGTCTACCTAGCGTGGAATGTATTGCCGAGAAGCTGATTGATTTTAAAAATGAATTAGCAGTTATAGTTGCACGAAATATGAATGGTGAAATTGCTACCTATCCAGTAGTGGAAATGGAATTTCATCCTGAAGCAAACCAAGTGGAATATGTGATTTGTCCGGCACGGATCGACGATGAAGTGGCAGAAAAGGCTAGAAAGGTTGCACATAAGGTCTCTGAAGCATTTGAACATGTTGGCCTTTTAGCAGTGGAGATGTTCCAAACTCATGACGATGAAATTCTAGTAAATGAAGTTGCTCCGCGACCACACAACTCTGGACATTTAACCATTGAAGCTAACGTTACCTGTCAATTTGAACAACATATTCGAGCAATATTAGGATTACCACTAGGGGAGACAGATAATAAAATTGGCGGAATAATGGTAAATTTGGTTGGCGAGGAAGGGTATTCAGGAGATGTAATTTATGACCATATTGAAGATATCCTAAGCGAAGCTGGAGTTACACCTCATATATACGGGAAAAAGCAAACTAGGCCTTTCAGAAAAATGGGACATGTTACCATTGTTAACAACGATATTTCTGAAGCTCGTAAAGTGGCTGAAACCGTTAAGAATACAATTAAAGTAATAAGTAAATAA